A single genomic interval of Trinickia acidisoli harbors:
- a CDS encoding ABC transporter permease, protein MANIAKPGEVRKRAVHLSWEVLLAVILIGSLVLGRVLSSVFLEADNLSNILLDITEISLMALPMTFIIVTGEIDLSVASVLGASSALMGVLWHAGLPMPWAMALAIAGGAAAGFLNGWIIVRLNLPSLAVTIGTLALFRGLAYVLLGDHAVADFPASYTAFGMNALGSTFIPLPFTIVIVGAVLFAVVLHATPFGRSLYAIGANPSAARFSGIDVEKIKLRLFVLSGIVSAIAGIVFTLRFTSARGDNGEGFELAVIAAVLFGGVSIFGGRGSLYGVLLSLLIVGVLRNALTLVDVSSETLTIVTGLLLLSSVLIPNLVAGWRARKDRLHAATQR, encoded by the coding sequence ATGGCTAACATCGCTAAGCCCGGCGAGGTGCGCAAGCGTGCCGTCCACTTGAGCTGGGAGGTGCTGCTCGCGGTCATCCTCATCGGATCGCTGGTGCTCGGGCGTGTGCTGTCGTCCGTCTTCCTGGAAGCGGACAACCTCAGCAACATCTTGCTCGACATCACCGAGATCTCGCTGATGGCACTGCCGATGACCTTCATCATCGTGACGGGCGAGATCGATCTGTCGGTGGCATCCGTGCTCGGCGCATCGAGCGCGCTGATGGGCGTGCTCTGGCATGCGGGGCTGCCGATGCCCTGGGCGATGGCGCTCGCGATTGCCGGCGGCGCGGCGGCCGGCTTCCTGAACGGTTGGATCATCGTGCGGCTGAACTTGCCGTCGCTTGCGGTGACGATCGGCACGCTCGCGCTGTTTCGCGGCCTCGCCTATGTGTTGCTGGGCGATCACGCCGTGGCGGATTTCCCGGCATCGTATACGGCCTTCGGCATGAACGCGCTCGGTTCGACCTTCATTCCGCTGCCGTTCACGATCGTCATCGTCGGCGCGGTGTTGTTTGCCGTCGTGCTGCATGCGACGCCGTTCGGCCGCAGCCTCTATGCGATCGGCGCCAATCCCTCGGCCGCGCGCTTCTCCGGCATCGACGTCGAGAAGATCAAGCTCCGGCTGTTCGTTTTGTCCGGGATCGTGAGCGCGATCGCCGGCATCGTCTTCACGCTGCGCTTCACGAGCGCGCGCGGCGACAACGGCGAAGGTTTCGAGCTCGCCGTGATCGCCGCGGTGTTGTTCGGTGGTGTCAGCATTTTCGGCGGACGGGGTTCGCTGTACGGCGTGCTGCTGTCGCTGCTGATCGTTGGTGTACTCAGGAATGCGTTGACGCTCGTCGACGTATCGAGCGAGACGCTGACGATCGTGACCGGATTGCTTTTGCTGTCGTCCGTCCTGATCCCCAATCTCGTTGCAGGCTGGCGAGCGCGCAAGGACAGGCTGCATGCGGCGACGCAGCGCTGA
- the rhaS gene encoding rhamnose ABC transporter substrate-binding protein, which yields MQQPLRTAAAATLVGVLLGFASVAGAASIKDGLKIAFVPKQINNPYEVTADNGGMAAIKEFKGDGKVVGPSDAGASSQVQYINTLTTQRVNAIVIAANDPNAVVPYLKRAMASGIKVVTFDSDSAPAGRQIFVNQANAEGIGRGQIQLVAKLMGNEGEFAILSATPNATNQNTWIQWMKEELKKPQYAKMKLVKIAYGNDDDQQSFVETQGLLQAYPNLKAIVAPTSVGLAAAARYISSSPSKGKVAVTGLGTPNQMREFVKNGTVKAFQLWDPGQLGYLAAYAAANLASGAIDGKPGETFTAGKLGKRTIGKDGEVILGPPTTFDASNIDQFNF from the coding sequence ATGCAACAACCCTTGCGTACCGCGGCGGCGGCGACTCTCGTCGGCGTTCTGCTCGGATTCGCTTCCGTGGCGGGTGCGGCCAGCATCAAGGACGGTCTGAAGATCGCCTTCGTGCCCAAGCAGATCAACAATCCCTACGAAGTGACGGCCGATAACGGCGGCATGGCCGCGATCAAGGAGTTCAAGGGAGACGGCAAGGTCGTCGGCCCGTCGGATGCGGGCGCGTCGTCGCAGGTTCAATACATCAATACGTTGACGACGCAGCGCGTAAACGCGATCGTGATCGCCGCAAACGATCCGAATGCCGTCGTGCCTTATTTGAAGCGTGCGATGGCATCCGGTATCAAGGTCGTCACCTTCGATTCGGATTCGGCCCCGGCCGGCCGCCAGATTTTCGTCAATCAGGCGAACGCGGAGGGCATCGGCCGCGGCCAGATTCAGTTGGTGGCCAAGTTGATGGGTAATGAGGGTGAGTTTGCGATCCTCTCGGCCACGCCCAACGCAACCAATCAGAACACCTGGATCCAATGGATGAAGGAGGAACTGAAGAAGCCGCAATACGCGAAGATGAAACTCGTCAAGATCGCGTACGGCAACGACGACGATCAGCAGTCGTTCGTCGAAACCCAAGGCTTGCTCCAGGCTTACCCGAATCTGAAGGCGATCGTTGCGCCCACATCGGTTGGCCTTGCCGCCGCCGCTCGCTATATTTCGTCGTCGCCGAGCAAAGGCAAGGTTGCGGTAACGGGCCTCGGCACGCCGAACCAGATGCGCGAATTCGTCAAGAACGGCACGGTCAAGGCGTTCCAACTGTGGGATCCGGGTCAATTGGGATATTTGGCCGCCTATGCCGCCGCGAATCTCGCGTCGGGCGCGATCGACGGCAAGCCGGGCGAGACCTTTACGGCGGGCAAGCTCGGCAAGCGGACGATCGGCAAGGACGGCGAGGTGATTCTCGGACCGCCCACGACGTTCGATGCGAGCAACATCGACCAATTCAACTTCTGA
- the pdeR gene encoding cyclic di-GMP phosphodiesterase, which translates to MFDDNDCAVLDVLFGTKSPCWRLGCDSNALELAAIRSQTNVSVALTAEQAQAIRALTGVTSHLLLDVSLYGNSVTLHLVGKKIDTNEWAGTASDYSDTLSVAGALSSSLASAEQVVSEVNSLVVILDRKGIVQRFNRMCEEVTGMREVDVIGRSAFELFMSPEQGQQSRTNIQQFFESRQSFEVERVINTIKGPRVFQFRNKFVHSGSGVDEEFIICSGTDITVERDAQHRLKELASKDVLTGLMNRYAINAKIQSTLDDARAASRPLGIVFLDLDNFKRVNDHYGHVNGDRLIKRVAELVSACLPDGATLARLGGDEFLILVDSCSQALLETLAQTIIDCLRLPVHLDFMDVYTSCSIGIALYPQHGETLEALISHADTAMYAAKEAGKHTYRFFSPEMNQKVAKYIWLDTELRKAIEDKQFILHYQPLIDLRRGHLHSVEALIRWQSTSHGLVAPSEFIRFTEESGLIIPIGRWLMNEAATQAARWHENGLDFRVSINVSARQLRDAEIVKQLRTFVEQSGAAQTWIDIELTESCFIEDEKAAIDLMKQFKQLGARILLDDFGTGYSSLSQLTRLPIDVIKLDRSFITGIDQNFQSQSLVNSVVGLARAFGIAVVAEGVETEREVKFLKDAGVDYAQGFFYARPMPAEMLETWLADKKKLRLIA; encoded by the coding sequence ATGTTCGACGACAATGACTGCGCGGTGCTCGACGTCCTTTTTGGAACGAAAAGCCCCTGCTGGCGCCTTGGCTGCGACAGCAATGCGTTGGAATTGGCGGCAATTCGCAGCCAAACCAATGTCAGCGTCGCGCTGACTGCCGAACAGGCGCAAGCGATTCGCGCGTTGACGGGTGTCACCTCGCACCTGTTGCTCGACGTCTCGCTCTATGGCAATTCGGTGACACTTCACCTCGTCGGCAAAAAAATCGATACGAACGAATGGGCAGGGACCGCATCCGACTATTCGGATACGCTCTCCGTCGCGGGCGCACTGTCGAGCAGCCTCGCTTCGGCCGAGCAAGTCGTGTCGGAAGTCAATTCGCTCGTCGTGATTCTCGACCGCAAGGGCATCGTGCAGCGCTTCAATCGGATGTGCGAGGAAGTCACGGGCATGCGCGAAGTCGATGTCATCGGCCGTAGCGCGTTCGAACTCTTCATGAGCCCGGAACAAGGCCAGCAGTCGCGCACGAACATTCAGCAGTTTTTCGAGAGCCGGCAGTCGTTCGAGGTCGAGCGCGTCATCAACACGATCAAAGGCCCGCGGGTATTTCAGTTTCGCAATAAGTTCGTTCATAGCGGTAGCGGGGTCGACGAGGAATTCATCATCTGTTCCGGCACGGACATCACCGTTGAGCGAGACGCCCAGCATCGCCTGAAAGAGTTGGCCTCGAAAGACGTTCTGACTGGTCTGATGAATCGCTATGCGATCAACGCGAAGATTCAGTCGACGCTCGATGATGCGCGCGCCGCGTCGCGTCCGCTCGGAATCGTGTTTCTCGATCTCGACAACTTCAAGCGCGTCAACGATCACTACGGACACGTCAATGGCGATCGGCTGATCAAGCGTGTGGCGGAGCTCGTCAGTGCCTGTCTGCCTGACGGCGCCACGCTTGCCCGCCTTGGCGGCGACGAATTCCTGATTCTCGTCGATTCATGTTCTCAAGCGCTGCTCGAGACGCTGGCGCAAACGATCATCGACTGCCTGCGCCTGCCCGTTCATCTGGACTTCATGGATGTTTACACCAGTTGCTCGATCGGCATCGCCCTTTATCCGCAGCACGGCGAAACGCTGGAGGCATTGATCTCGCACGCGGACACGGCGATGTACGCGGCGAAGGAAGCGGGCAAGCATACCTATCGTTTCTTCTCGCCTGAGATGAACCAAAAGGTCGCCAAGTATATTTGGCTCGACACCGAGCTGAGAAAAGCGATCGAGGACAAGCAGTTCATCCTTCATTACCAGCCTTTGATCGATCTTCGCCGCGGGCATCTCCATAGCGTCGAAGCGTTGATTCGCTGGCAATCGACGAGTCACGGGCTCGTTGCGCCGTCGGAATTCATTCGCTTCACGGAGGAATCGGGCCTCATCATCCCCATCGGTCGATGGTTGATGAACGAAGCAGCCACTCAGGCCGCGCGCTGGCATGAAAACGGGTTGGACTTCAGAGTGTCCATCAATGTGTCCGCAAGACAGTTGCGCGACGCGGAAATCGTCAAGCAGCTTCGCACCTTCGTCGAGCAGAGCGGTGCGGCGCAGACCTGGATCGACATCGAATTGACGGAAAGCTGCTTCATCGAGGACGAGAAGGCGGCAATCGACCTGATGAAGCAATTCAAGCAGTTGGGCGCGCGCATTCTGCTCGACGATTTCGGCACCGGTTATTCGTCATTGTCGCAATTGACGAGACTGCCGATCGACGTGATCAAACTGGACCGGAGCTTCATCACCGGTATCGATCAGAATTTTCAGTCGCAGTCGCTCGTGAACTCGGTCGTCGGTCTCGCGCGAGCCTTCGGCATCGCGGTCGTGGCCGAAGGGGTCGAGACCGAGCGCGAAGTCAAGTTTCTCAAGGACGCCGGCGTCGATTACGCGCAGGGCTTTTTCTACGCGAGGCCGATGCCCGCGGAGATGCTCGAAACGTGGCTTGCCGATAAAAAGAAGCTCAGGCTTATTGCCTGA
- a CDS encoding crotonase/enoyl-CoA hydratase family protein — MQFDLGSTCRPFHEAGEFTQLSAYYEEDRHVMWMMLRSEPRPCFNQQLVSDIIRLARAARESGLRFDFWVTGSLVPEIFNIGGDLSFFVDAIRKGERDRLMAYARSCIDGVWEIYNGFGTGAISIAMVEGSALGGGFEAALAHHYVLAQRGAKLGFPEIAFNLFPGMGGYSLVTRKSNMRVAETLISTGESRFAEWHAERGLVDELFEPGDALLATRTFIDVIRPMLNGTRAMLRARQRVLPLSRPELMEITEDWVQSAFMLGEKDIAFMERLVVLQNRRVSKLKAV, encoded by the coding sequence ATGCAATTCGACCTCGGCTCCACATGCCGGCCTTTCCACGAAGCAGGCGAATTCACTCAACTCTCGGCCTACTATGAGGAGGACCGGCACGTCATGTGGATGATGTTGCGCTCGGAACCGCGGCCTTGCTTCAACCAGCAGTTGGTGTCGGACATCATTCGTTTGGCACGCGCGGCTCGCGAGTCCGGGCTCAGATTCGACTTCTGGGTCACGGGCTCCCTCGTTCCCGAGATTTTCAATATCGGAGGCGATCTCAGCTTCTTCGTCGATGCGATCCGCAAAGGCGAACGCGATCGGCTGATGGCCTATGCCCGCTCGTGCATCGATGGCGTTTGGGAAATCTACAATGGCTTCGGCACAGGTGCGATCAGCATTGCGATGGTGGAAGGCAGCGCGCTAGGAGGAGGCTTCGAAGCCGCCTTGGCTCACCATTACGTACTCGCGCAACGAGGCGCGAAGCTCGGTTTTCCGGAGATCGCATTCAATTTATTTCCGGGCATGGGCGGCTATTCGCTCGTTACCCGCAAATCGAACATGCGTGTCGCGGAAACGCTGATCAGCACAGGGGAATCGCGTTTCGCCGAATGGCACGCGGAACGTGGGCTCGTCGATGAGCTGTTCGAGCCTGGCGATGCGCTGCTGGCAACGCGCACGTTCATCGACGTCATACGGCCGATGCTCAACGGTACGCGTGCGATGCTGCGAGCCCGTCAACGGGTGTTGCCGCTTTCACGCCCCGAACTCATGGAGATTACGGAAGACTGGGTGCAATCCGCCTTCATGCTCGGAGAAAAGGACATTGCGTTCATGGAACGGCTCGTCGTGCTGCAAAATAGGCGCGTATCCAAACTGAAGGCGGTGTGA
- a CDS encoding transporter substrate-binding domain-containing protein, whose amino-acid sequence MIFKNVIGSLLRGAIVASAFSFIGTTAQAQDLLQTVKSNGVLRVGLEGTYPPFDYRNSAGNLEGFDVDVAKAVAARLGVKAQFIATEWSGIIAGLQAGKFDVIVNQVTITPQRQQILDFSQPYTFSAAQLIQRANDKREFKSLAEFTGDKKIGVTLGTNYDQMARAVSGINVQTYPGAPEKLRDLATGRIDATLDDRLMLPYIIKTSNLPLRSGAILKGGEQEMGIPFRKGNPQFEKAINDALSAMKQDGTLKKISMHWFGTDVTQPIAQ is encoded by the coding sequence ATGATATTCAAGAACGTCATCGGCTCGCTTTTACGTGGGGCAATCGTTGCATCGGCATTCAGTTTTATCGGCACCACTGCTCAAGCGCAAGACCTGCTCCAAACCGTGAAATCGAACGGCGTGCTGCGCGTTGGTTTGGAAGGCACCTACCCGCCCTTCGACTACCGCAATTCCGCCGGCAACCTGGAAGGCTTCGATGTGGACGTTGCAAAAGCCGTCGCAGCCAGGCTCGGCGTCAAGGCTCAATTCATCGCCACCGAATGGAGCGGCATCATCGCGGGATTGCAAGCTGGAAAATTCGACGTGATCGTCAACCAGGTCACCATTACGCCACAGCGCCAACAGATACTCGATTTCAGCCAGCCCTATACGTTTTCAGCGGCGCAGTTGATACAGCGTGCCAACGACAAACGTGAATTCAAATCACTCGCGGAATTCACCGGCGATAAAAAGATCGGCGTCACCCTCGGCACGAACTACGATCAAATGGCTCGCGCCGTTTCAGGCATCAACGTGCAAACTTATCCGGGCGCCCCTGAAAAACTGCGCGACCTCGCGACAGGTCGAATCGACGCCACGCTCGACGACCGGCTGATGCTGCCGTATATCATCAAGACGTCGAATCTCCCGCTTCGGTCCGGCGCGATCCTGAAGGGAGGAGAGCAGGAAATGGGCATCCCGTTTCGCAAGGGCAATCCGCAATTCGAAAAAGCAATCAACGATGCGCTGAGCGCGATGAAACAAGACGGCACGTTGAAAAAGATCTCCATGCACTGGTTCGGCACCGACGTGACTCAACCCATCGCACAGTAA
- a CDS encoding AAA family ATPase, whose protein sequence is MRRLLSISAKNFKSLQSVDVELQELSVLVGPNGAGKTNLLRVIEFLGDTARLDLGPAISKHGGFEHVRFRGVPFKKGKQRVKLTVEAVVTQYASEQAPDKYSLSFWEDSVRFRQKPLAGTKEAVRFTSREEEFVFKRTSGRGRRITVSGESVEIDELMSGDERGKRLAMSKQSAALSTLRRLSSKEGATQVEQVASLFESFRVFEVDVNEARKPHAMPPLNDGEEGEARVVLASNASNVAAFLAYLDKHHREIFEAVERDLVRVSPNIKRLLVKEKGLGSSEGTVIELEERGLRGTTPFSEASFGTVRAVALLAMLHDPNPPMLTCVEEIDHGLHPHALDIIVERMRSAASRTQLLVATHSPALVNRLDASELIVCERDGESGASLIPVIESSAVAEMVEQSNLLPGELWFSGALGGGLS, encoded by the coding sequence ATGCGGCGATTACTCTCTATATCGGCTAAGAATTTCAAAAGCCTGCAATCGGTTGACGTTGAACTGCAGGAACTGAGCGTTTTGGTCGGGCCGAATGGTGCCGGAAAGACCAATCTTCTACGCGTCATTGAATTTCTTGGCGACACTGCTCGGCTTGACCTAGGGCCTGCGATTTCAAAGCATGGCGGGTTTGAGCACGTCCGGTTTCGAGGCGTGCCCTTTAAGAAGGGCAAACAGCGCGTGAAGTTGACGGTAGAGGCCGTCGTTACTCAGTACGCTTCCGAACAGGCTCCGGACAAATACTCCTTGTCGTTCTGGGAGGACTCCGTTCGCTTCCGCCAGAAGCCGCTTGCGGGAACGAAGGAGGCCGTTCGCTTTACATCGCGTGAAGAGGAGTTCGTCTTCAAGCGAACAAGTGGGCGCGGTAGGCGAATTACCGTAAGCGGGGAGTCCGTCGAGATCGACGAGCTTATGAGCGGCGATGAACGTGGGAAGCGACTTGCGATGTCTAAACAGTCCGCTGCGCTTTCTACATTGCGTCGACTTTCATCAAAAGAGGGTGCGACGCAAGTCGAGCAGGTTGCGTCGTTATTCGAGAGCTTTCGTGTATTTGAGGTCGACGTTAATGAGGCGCGCAAGCCGCATGCAATGCCGCCCTTGAATGATGGGGAAGAGGGCGAGGCTCGCGTAGTGCTTGCAAGCAATGCGAGTAACGTAGCAGCGTTCTTGGCGTATCTCGACAAGCATCATCGCGAGATTTTCGAGGCCGTCGAGCGCGACTTAGTCCGCGTCTCCCCCAACATTAAACGCCTTCTCGTTAAGGAGAAGGGGTTAGGCTCGTCTGAAGGTACCGTGATCGAACTGGAAGAGCGCGGCTTACGCGGTACAACGCCGTTCTCCGAAGCGTCGTTTGGGACTGTGCGCGCAGTCGCGCTACTGGCCATGTTGCATGACCCGAATCCACCCATGCTGACCTGTGTGGAAGAAATCGATCACGGTCTGCACCCTCATGCGCTCGACATTATCGTTGAACGTATGCGCAGTGCGGCATCGAGAACTCAATTGCTGGTCGCCACTCATTCACCCGCCCTCGTGAACCGACTTGATGCTTCGGAATTGATCGTCTGTGAGAGAGATGGCGAGAGCGGGGCCTCTTTGATTCCTGTTATCGAATCGTCCGCCGTGGCCGAGATGGTCGAGCAATCCAACTTGCTTCCTGGGGAACTGTGGTTTTCGGGTGCCCTTGGGGGTGGATTGTCCTGA
- a CDS encoding LysE family translocator: protein MTALTAVFAILVALWLGAMIPGPSFVLVARNAIGLSRGDGLATALGMGAGGIFFGGIALAGLYTLLQAVEWLYIGLKIAGGLYLIFVASKIWRGAGRPITVDDTIKARPGNARKSFWIGLSTQLSNPKTAIWYGSIFAALLPQHPPLWCYFVLPPLVFAVECGWYTIVALCFSTKGPREVYLRAKKWIDRIAAGAISALGLRLILTAPKVGI, encoded by the coding sequence ATGACCGCATTGACTGCCGTTTTCGCCATTCTCGTCGCGTTGTGGTTGGGCGCCATGATTCCCGGGCCCAGCTTCGTGCTCGTGGCCCGCAACGCCATCGGTCTGTCTCGCGGCGACGGCTTGGCTACCGCGCTCGGGATGGGCGCGGGAGGCATCTTTTTTGGCGGCATCGCGCTCGCCGGGCTCTATACGCTCTTGCAGGCCGTTGAATGGCTCTATATCGGTCTGAAGATCGCGGGTGGGCTGTATTTGATTTTCGTTGCATCGAAGATATGGCGCGGCGCGGGCCGGCCCATCACGGTGGACGACACGATCAAAGCGCGGCCGGGCAATGCACGCAAATCGTTTTGGATCGGTCTGTCGACTCAGTTGAGCAATCCGAAGACGGCCATTTGGTACGGCAGTATCTTTGCCGCGCTGCTGCCGCAACATCCTCCGCTCTGGTGTTATTTCGTACTGCCGCCGCTCGTGTTTGCCGTCGAATGCGGCTGGTACACGATCGTTGCGCTGTGCTTTTCGACCAAGGGCCCGAGGGAGGTGTATCTGCGCGCGAAGAAATGGATCGATCGGATCGCGGCGGGGGCGATTTCGGCGCTTGGGCTCAGGTTGATTCTGACGGCGCCCAAGGTTGGGATTTGA
- the glgX gene encoding glycogen debranching protein GlgX has product MPSITSIAEGQPFPLGASWDGAGVNFALFSANATKVELCLFDESGQRELQRIDLPEFTDEVWHIYLPDLKPGAVYGYRVHGPYEPEAGHRFNPNKLLLDPYAKAHVGVLKWDPAVFGYTIGAEGDDLTFDERDSARFVPKCVVVDQRFSWTHPTRVRVSWDRTIIYELHVRGYTKQHPDLPQRLRGTFEGLGQKEMVDYIKHLGVTAIELMPIHSFVNDNHLLDQGLTNYWGYSTIGFFAADPRFFAQGAGAVGEFKEMIDRYHDAGLEVVLDVVYNHTAEGNERGPTLSFRGIDNASYYRLLPEQPRYYINDTGTGNTLNLSHPRVLQMVMDSLRYWVGEMNVDGFRFDLATILGREPYGFDEGGGFLHSCRQDPVLSSVKLIAEPWDCGPGGYQVGGFPPGWAEWNDRFRDTVRAFWKGDDGVAADLASRMTGSGDRFDRRGRRPWASVNFVTAHDGFTLHDLVSYNDKHNEANGEDNNDGHTDNKSWNCGVEGPTDDAQVRALRERQKRNLLATLLFAQGTPMIVAGDEFGRTQRGNNNAYCQDNEISWVDWTGVDDEGRALTDFVVKLTTLRHTLPVLRRNRFLTGQFVEWQQLSEVRWMSPVGTELTDEQWNDPAMRCFGVVIDGRAQTSGIRRPASDATLLIVLNAHHDVVDFKLPDIPGSDQWSCLIDTNVPVRDELPEFESGEIYQVTGRSLLLFALHAKGQTQRIFMSLEKKLTEDTEPK; this is encoded by the coding sequence ATGCCGAGCATTACGTCGATCGCCGAGGGGCAGCCGTTTCCGCTTGGCGCAAGCTGGGACGGCGCGGGCGTGAACTTCGCCCTTTTTTCCGCGAACGCTACGAAAGTCGAACTGTGCTTGTTCGATGAAAGCGGCCAGCGTGAACTTCAACGCATCGATCTGCCCGAATTTACCGATGAGGTTTGGCATATCTATCTGCCGGACCTGAAACCAGGGGCCGTCTACGGCTATCGCGTGCATGGTCCCTATGAGCCGGAAGCGGGCCATCGCTTCAATCCGAACAAACTGCTGCTCGATCCGTATGCGAAGGCACACGTCGGCGTATTGAAATGGGACCCGGCTGTGTTCGGCTACACGATCGGCGCGGAAGGGGACGATCTGACGTTCGATGAGCGCGACAGCGCGCGATTCGTGCCGAAATGCGTCGTCGTCGATCAGCGCTTTTCTTGGACGCACCCGACGCGCGTGCGCGTGTCGTGGGACCGTACGATCATCTATGAGCTGCACGTGCGCGGCTACACGAAGCAGCACCCCGATCTACCGCAGCGGTTGCGCGGCACGTTCGAAGGTCTCGGCCAAAAGGAGATGGTGGATTACATCAAGCATCTCGGCGTGACGGCCATCGAATTGATGCCAATTCATTCGTTCGTCAACGACAACCATCTGCTTGACCAAGGTTTGACGAACTACTGGGGGTACAGCACGATCGGCTTTTTTGCTGCCGATCCGCGCTTTTTCGCGCAAGGCGCGGGCGCGGTCGGCGAGTTCAAGGAAATGATCGACCGTTACCATGACGCGGGGCTCGAAGTCGTGCTCGACGTCGTCTACAACCACACGGCCGAAGGCAACGAACGCGGTCCGACGCTGTCGTTTCGCGGCATCGACAACGCATCGTATTACCGGCTGCTGCCTGAGCAGCCGCGCTACTACATCAACGATACGGGCACCGGCAATACGCTGAATCTATCGCATCCGCGCGTGCTGCAGATGGTGATGGATTCGCTGCGTTATTGGGTCGGCGAGATGAATGTCGATGGCTTCCGTTTCGATCTCGCGACGATTCTCGGGCGAGAACCTTATGGGTTCGACGAGGGGGGCGGTTTTTTGCATAGCTGCCGGCAGGACCCCGTACTCTCGAGCGTCAAGCTGATCGCGGAGCCGTGGGATTGCGGCCCTGGTGGCTATCAGGTCGGGGGCTTTCCTCCAGGCTGGGCCGAATGGAACGATCGGTTTCGCGATACGGTGCGCGCATTCTGGAAGGGCGACGACGGCGTTGCCGCCGATCTGGCGAGCCGCATGACCGGTTCCGGCGACAGGTTCGATCGGCGCGGCAGGCGGCCGTGGGCCAGCGTGAATTTCGTGACGGCGCACGATGGCTTCACGTTGCATGATCTCGTGTCTTACAACGATAAGCACAACGAAGCAAACGGCGAAGACAACAACGACGGTCACACCGACAACAAATCGTGGAACTGCGGAGTGGAAGGTCCAACGGACGATGCGCAGGTTCGCGCGCTGCGCGAACGCCAAAAGCGCAATCTGCTGGCGACATTGTTGTTCGCGCAAGGTACGCCGATGATCGTCGCCGGCGACGAGTTCGGCCGTACGCAACGCGGCAACAACAACGCCTATTGTCAGGACAACGAAATAAGTTGGGTCGATTGGACGGGGGTCGACGATGAGGGCCGAGCCCTGACGGATTTCGTCGTCAAGCTCACGACGTTGCGCCATACGTTGCCCGTGTTACGCCGCAACCGCTTCTTGACCGGGCAATTCGTCGAATGGCAGCAGTTGAGCGAGGTGCGCTGGATGAGCCCGGTCGGCACCGAGCTGACGGACGAGCAATGGAACGATCCGGCGATGCGTTGTTTCGGCGTCGTCATCGATGGCCGCGCGCAAACGAGCGGCATTCGGCGGCCCGCTTCCGATGCGACGTTGCTGATCGTATTGAACGCGCATCATGACGTCGTCGACTTCAAGCTGCCCGACATTCCAGGCAGCGATCAATGGAGCTGTCTCATCGATACGAACGTGCCCGTGCGCGACGAGTTGCCCGAGTTCGAATCGGGCGAAATCTATCAAGTCACGGGGCGTTCGCTGTTGTTGTTCGCACTGCACGCGAAAGGGCAGACGCAGCGGATTTTCATGAGCCTGGAAAAGAAGCTGACCGAGGATACCGAGCCGAAGTGA
- the lhpI gene encoding bifunctional Delta(1)-pyrroline-2-carboxylate/Delta(1)-piperideine-2-carboxylate reductase, translated as MNTSHPRLFDADSTAALLPYPLLVQALREAVVEYGAGRIVSPERLAIPMQEGGLMLSMPSSAVDLAIHKLVTVCPSNSARQLPTIHGQVVACDSHTGEMRFVLDGPTVTGRRTAAVTALGIVTLHGKRPEQMLVIGTGKQAANHVEALACLFPESTILVKGTSDASAQRFVEQHESIAPNLGALIGDTPDAVDVVVTVTTSRTPVYREAARNGRLVIGVGAFTPDAAEIGKQTVDSSFVVVDDPAGAKYEAGDLIQANIDWNRVRSLSQALDGQLAPDAPIFFKSVGCAAWDLAACRVARSTLG; from the coding sequence ATGAACACCTCTCATCCCAGATTGTTCGACGCCGACTCGACCGCGGCATTGCTGCCCTATCCCTTGCTCGTGCAGGCGCTGCGCGAGGCCGTCGTGGAATATGGCGCGGGGCGCATCGTCAGCCCCGAACGGCTCGCGATCCCCATGCAAGAAGGTGGGCTGATGCTGTCCATGCCGTCGAGCGCGGTGGACCTGGCCATACACAAACTCGTCACGGTCTGCCCGTCCAATAGTGCTCGACAACTCCCGACCATTCACGGCCAGGTCGTCGCGTGCGATTCGCACACAGGGGAAATGCGCTTCGTGCTGGACGGCCCCACGGTCACGGGTCGACGCACGGCGGCGGTGACGGCCCTTGGCATCGTGACGTTGCATGGCAAACGTCCCGAGCAGATGCTCGTCATCGGTACCGGCAAGCAGGCAGCGAATCATGTCGAGGCACTTGCCTGCCTGTTCCCGGAATCGACAATCCTGGTCAAAGGCACCTCCGACGCCTCCGCTCAACGCTTCGTCGAACAGCACGAGTCGATTGCCCCGAATCTCGGCGCGCTCATCGGCGACACTCCCGACGCTGTCGACGTCGTCGTCACGGTCACGACCAGCCGTACGCCCGTCTATCGCGAGGCAGCACGGAACGGCCGGCTGGTGATCGGGGTGGGTGCCTTTACACCCGACGCCGCCGAGATCGGCAAGCAAACCGTCGACAGCAGCTTCGTCGTCGTAGACGATCCGGCGGGCGCGAAATACGAAGCGGGCGACCTCATTCAGGCAAACATCGACTGGAATCGCGTGAGGTCATTGTCGCAAGCGCTCGATGGTCAGCTCGCGCCGGACGCGCCGATCTTCTTCAAGAGCGTCGGGTGCGCGGCATGGGATCTGGCCGCATGCCGCGTTGCACGAAGCACGCTCGGCTGA